The Diospyros lotus cultivar Yz01 chromosome 15, ASM1463336v1, whole genome shotgun sequence genome has a window encoding:
- the LOC127791430 gene encoding LOW QUALITY PROTEIN: ultraviolet-B receptor UVR8 (The sequence of the model RefSeq protein was modified relative to this genomic sequence to represent the inferred CDS: substituted 1 base at 1 genomic stop codon): MIIRLLRREKRTFQAVFAGIRRKHTVVMSFGDGIQGALGLRISVAGIGGDAYEPTPVPGLPPDVTAISCGHYHSLALTSQGELWSWGRNREAQLGRALLSPREQWNEPKRVDGLDQVRVQAAFASGVITTAIGDDGSLWVWGKSKRGQLGLGKGITEAVSPSRVEALAGRRDCXGGSQITLKVSLGWGHALAQTKDGKLFGWGYSADGRLGQTGKPLESNSDMSKATEFSSSTLEAAEKLVLEAIEREKDMPIIWEPSLIEELCETEVVDVACGFDHSLVLCCDGTLLSCGSNVYGQLGRASQGLGMLPVDISTRPVSIASGLGHSLAICQIASPEGTGDTTTGIVSWGWNQSSQLGREGPENLPLLVEDLTGETPISVSGGRVHSIALTARGEAWAWGSGKNGRLGLGSSIDEAEPKLVEYLEGYEVLQVASGFDHNLVLVAG, encoded by the exons ATGATAATCCGATTGCTGAGGAGGGAGAAGAGGACTTTCCAAGCTGTGTTCGCCGGAATCAGAAGGAAGCACACGGTGGTGATGAGCTTTGGGGATGGAATCCAAGGAGCACTGGGATTGCGGATCTCAGTTGCCGGTATCGGCGGCGACGCCTACGAGCCCACTCCCGTCCCGGGCCTACCTCCCGACGTCACCGCCATCAGCTGCGGCCACTACCACTCCCTCGCCCTCACTTCTCAGGGCGAGCTCTGGTCTTGGGGCCGCAATCGCGAAGCTCAGCTCGGCCGCGCCCTCCTCTCTCCTAG AGAACAATGGAATGAACCCAAGAGAGTAGATGGATTGGATCAAGTTAGAGTCCAAGCTGCATTTGCATCTGGTGTCATTACTACAGCCATTGGAGATGATGGCTCGTTGTGGGTGTGGGGGAAGTCCAAGCGTGGACAGCTTGGTCTTGGAAAGGGAATCACTGAGGCTGTTTCGCCTTCCAGAGTTGAAGCACTTGCAGGGAGAAGAGATTGTTAAGGTGGTTCTCAAATCACGCTTAAG GTTTCACTTGGTTGGGGGCATGCTCTGGCACAAACTAAAGACGGAAAATTATTTGGATGGGGTTATTCAGCAGATGGTAGATTAGGACAGACGGGAAAACCGTTGGAGTCAAATAGTGATATGTCAAAAGCAACAGAATTCTCTAGTTCAACTCTAGAAGCTGCTGAAAAGTTGGTTTTGGAAGCaattgagagggagaaagaCATGCCTATCATCTGGGAGCCCTCTTTAATTGAAGAACTGTGTGAGACTGAAGTTGTAGATGTGGCCTGTGGATTTGACCATTCACTAGTTCTTTGTT GTGATGGCACCCTCTTGAGCTGTGGGAGCAATGTATATGGCCAGTTGGGAAGAGCGAGTCAAGGTTTAGGAATGCTACCGGTTGACATAAGCACCCGCCCTGTTTCTATTGCATCAGGACTTGGTCATTCTCTGGCCATATGCCAGATTGCAAGCCCAGAGGGCACAGGAGATACCACCACAGGCATTGTTTCATGGGGCTGGAACCAGAGCTCTCAGCTGGGGAGGGAAGGCCCGGAGAACCTTCCCTTGTTGGTCGAGGACTTGACCGGGGAAACCCCCATTTCTGTATCAGGAGGCCGCGTACACTCCATCGCGTTGACAGCGAGAGGAGAAGCATGGGCTTGGGGCAGTGGTAAAAATGGGAGGCTTGGTTTAGGTAGTTCCATTGATGAAGCTGAACCAAAGTTGGTTGAATATTTGGAAGGTTATGAGGTTTTACAAGTTGCATCAGGTTTTGATCACAATCTTGTCCTGGTTGCTGGATGA
- the LOC127792148 gene encoding chlorophyll a-b binding protein 8, chloroplastic: MATQALASSSSITSSVEAARQILGGRPTHSHSRKVSFVVRAASTPPVKQGADRPLWFASKQSLSYLDGSLPGDYGFDPLGLSDPEGTGGFIEPRWLAYGEVINGRYAMLGAIGAIAPEILGKLGLIPPETALPWFKTGVIPPAGTYNYWADPYTLFVLEMALMGFAEHRRFQDWANPGSMGKQYFLGLEKFLGGSGDPAYPGGPLFNPLGFGKDEKAMKDLKLKEVKNGRLAMLAILGYFVQGLVTGVGPFQNLLDHLADPVNNNVLTSLKFH, encoded by the exons ATGGCAACTCAAGCACTGGCCTCTTCATCTTCCATCACCTCTTCAGTGGAGGCTGCCAGGCAGATTCTTGGAGGAAGGCCAACTCACTCCCACTCTAGGAAGGTCTCCTTTGTTGTTAGAGCTGCTTCTACTCCCCCCGTCAAg CAAGGAGCAGATAGACCTCTCTGGTTTGCCTCCAAGCAGAGCCTTTCCTACTTGGATGGAAG CTTGCCCGGTGACTATGGTTTTGATCCTCTGGGCCTCTCAGACCCAGAAGGAACAGGAGGCTTCATCGAGCCAAGATGGCTGGCCTACGGAGAGGTCATCAATGGCCGCTACGCCATGTTGGGGGCTATAGGCGCCATTGCACCTGAGATTCTTGGGAAGCTTGGCCTGATCCCACCGGAAACAGCCCTGCCATGGTTCAAAACCGGTGTGATCCCACCAGCTGGGACTTACAACTACTGGGCAGACCCTTACACGCTATTTGTGCTGGAGATGGCACTGATGGGATTTGCAGAGCACAGGAGGTTCCAGGACTGGGCAAATCCAGGGTCCATGGGGAAGCAATACTTCCTGGGGCTGGAGAAGTTTTTGGGTGGTTCAGGCGACCCAGCGTACCCTGGAGGGCCACTGTTCAACCCTCTGGGATTCGGGAAGGATGAGAAGGCCATGAAGGATTTGAAGTTGAAAGAAGTGAAGAATGGGAGGTTGGCCATGTTGGCCATCTTGGGTTACTTTGTACAGGGGCTGGTGACAGGAGTAGGACCTTTCCAGAATCTGCTGGACCATTTGGCTGACCCTGTGAACAACAATGTCTTGACCAGTCTCAAGTTCCACTAA